The genomic window ATTGCCACCTTCAATGGCCACATATCCATTCCATGGGTTCTTGTTAACATAAGTGCTGGGAAAAAAGGTGCATGTATCTCTATTTTCTGAAGGTATtttaatacaatggaattgatgggtAAAgggcatatacatttttaaaatgtggtaattATCTCCAAATTATCCACTTGAAAAGTCATCAGCAAGTTAAACTTCAAGCAGCAGTGTAAGTGCCACTGCTCTTTATTCTCACAAACACTGTGGATAGAAAACAGTCTCATTCCTCTTTTAACTTAAATTCTCTTATGAGAAACACTAAGGAATTTTTCCTATGTACCTAAGTAACTTGTGGGTCTGCAAAAAGTATTTTGCTCACTTTTAGAgttcttttattttggatttgatTGGAAAGAATTCcctgtaaaataaagatgtgctttttatctgtatatatatataacattatattagTAATATATACAATTTGTTATACATATAAtcagtaatatatatattatatataataaagaataaattccCTGTAGGATGAAGATACACTTTTCAtctgaatacatatttttatatattagtaaaaatatatatagtaaatatttttcaagtgtgttatcttttgttaatttttttctgatacacaggggattttaattttagtttgctAAATCAACCTTCAGAATGCCTGCTTGTAAGGTCATTCTTAGGAAGGCCTCTGTTAATGTAAAATGTACCTGTATAAATAagtctttgtgttttcttctggaacttttctcattttgcatATGTAAAAATTTCAGTCTAAATTCCATCAGGAACTCATTTTTGCAACATAAAATTTCATTAGTTTTCTTCACATAGCAGGCATTTTATTAATAACTCATCCTTTCCTACTCATCTGAAATGTTACCATTATTAATCTCTGTgtatatatcttacatatatttcagtgtttttggatttcctattctgttccatttatttatatgtgtttttagCTGTTAGTAAATAATTAATTGTGAGAATTAATAGCACATTTTGATATCTAGAGGAGCAAGTCTTTTTTCACtccattataaaaatttttaaatgtcaaaacaaTGGTAAGATAGACAGCAAGTGTAATGCAAAAATGATAAAACCTTGATATTTTCCTTCGATTTATGTAAAGCTGATAAACATATTAAGAGCTCACATTTGGAGAAAACTGAGTCTTCTCATTCAAGGAACTCACCTCCCACTTCCAAGTGTCCCTCTAAGAAGCCCCAGTAAAGAACCTATCTACCTAGGTAGATTCGGATGTAAAACCCACACAGGGTTTAATCTGAGAACTCTTCGCCTACTGAAAATGGCTCATGGTATTTTTGACGTGGGGATGAGTTCTCATTAGGCACCTCCCTATCATGTATACGGCTCCATGTTTTAAACGTGGATATACTTAACTTTGTGAGTTAAATCACTCAAATTATCCACCAAGCGCTACAGGCGGGAAATTGCCAGGGATGGAAAGCAGCTGAGGCTCCATTTGGCTCCGCGGCTCGAGGGCCCGGCGACCTCCAAGGCCCCCGCGTCAGGGGCTGCGGGGAAACCGGGGCTGCGGGGAAACCGGGCCAGGGGCCCCCTCCCACCGCGGGCTGAGCCCCCGCTACCTGTCCTTTCTGTCGCGGGCGTCCACGTCGCGGAACCTGCGCGTCAGGCAGCGCTCCACCTCCGCGGCGTCGCCCTTGATGGCCGCCCTGTGGATCTTCCGCAGTTCCCAGTCCCCGATGTGGTACCCCCGACCCGCGTACTCTTCGTCCATGGAGCTCAGGAGCGCCTGGCCCAGGCGTCTCCTGAAGCTGAAGAGCTTCCTCATGGTGGCGACTTCTCAGACGCCCACCACCCGCTCCTGAGCCGTCGCGGCTCCTCGTGGCCTTTCCACCCCCACCAAGCTCCAAATCCGCgatccccctccccaccccgcgATCCACCCCTAAATCCAAGATCCACCACCAAACCCGCGATCCACCCCCAAACCCAAGATCCACCCCCAACCTCACGAATGTAGCTCAGAATCCGCGATCCAGCCCGGTCCACCACAGCCTTCAGCAGCGATACTCGCAGTCTCCGACCTCTCAGACAGAGTGAGCTCAACTAAGCCGTTACTAGCGCCCCAGCAGTTCCGCGCTCCGACCTCTCAGACCGCGTGAGCCCAGCAAAGCGATTAGGCGCGCGCCTGCAGCTCAGCGCTAGCCTGGACTCCGGAAGCCGCTCTCGAGCTCGCGTGGCGGGCAGAGGGCGGCTGCAGCTCGGGCGCAGGCGCCGCTGGCTTGCGGGTTCTCCTGGGCTCGCGCGGCATGTCCCGGAATCGCAGGCGCGCATCCCTTCCTGCCTGAGGGCCCGCCTGGGCGTGACTCCCGCCCCTCTCCTCCTCCGAAGACAGATGGGGCCGCTGGCAGGGGCCGTCCGCAGCCACCGGGGATGGGGCTGAGGGTCGGTTCCTGCCCCGGTGCAGCCGCCGCCGGGCAGACCGCCTGGCTTGCCCGCAGCCACAGCGACATCTAGCTCCGGTTCTGCGAGGGTGCGCGCCAGCCAGCTTGGGAGTTGCCCAGCGCCTGTAGCTGGGCGCCCAGGTGGTGCCTGGCCGGCCCCTGGATCGCGAGTGCCCCTGGCCTGAGAGCCCGCCAGACCCTTCCCCCGCCCGGCTCCTCCTCTGCCAGAGCTCGAGACCTCTAGCCAGGGGCCCTCTGCAGCCACCGGAGATGGGGCTGAGGGCAGGTTCCCGCCCCTGTGCAGCTGCTGCAGGGCAGACCGCCTGGCTTGGCCGCAGCCACAGGGACATCTGGCCCTGGTTCTGAGATGTGGGGAGTGCGGGCGGGCTCGGGAGTTGCCAGGAGGCTGCTGCCTGCACACAGAAGGCGGCTGCAGCTTGGGTGCCCAGGCAGGCTGGAGGTGCATGGCCTGGTCGGCCTCGGGATCGCCAGCGCGCCCAGCCTGAGGGCCCCCAGGCCGTGCCTCCCGCCCACTCCTCCACTTGAGGGGGAGATCGGGGCTGCTGGCCTGGGCACTCGGCAGTCACCCCGTGTGGGGTTGAGCGGCGGGTTCTCAGTTCTGCTTCTGTGCAGCCGCCGCCCGGCAGAATGCCTGGCTTGGCCGCAGCCACTGGGACACCTGGCCCTGGTTCTGCGATGCTGGGAGCGCGAGCGGGCTCGGAGATTGCCAGGCAGCTGCTGCCTGCACACAGAGGGTGACTGCAGCTTGGGCGCCCAGGCGACGGAGCATGGTCTGGGTGGCCTCTGGAATGCGTGCACGCCAGGCCTGAGGGCACCCCTGCTGGTGCCACCTGACCGGGTCTTCCTCTGCCGGAACCTGGAGCAGCTGGAATGGCCACTCTGCAGTCACAGGGGATAGAGTTAAGTTTTCTCATCCCAGGCATGCACACAAAAAGGTAACTATTCTGTGAGGTAATTAACATGTTAATTGACTTCATTTTGGTAATCATTTCAGAATGTGCATATAAACGCATCACATGTACAATTTTCTCTATTACACCTCAGTAAAGCTGAAATAATTAACAGAATTGACAGGATAAACCCACAGTTCTATAGTAACAGTTGGACACTTCAATACCTCATTTTAATTAATGGAtaaaaaaaccagacagaagcttcaTGAGAAATACAAGACTTAAACAACAGTATAAGCCATTGAGAGCTAATATACGTATACAGAACAGTCCATCCAACAACAGCGGaacatacattcttttcaagtgtatatGGAACTTTCTCTAGGATAGGCCATATCTTCGTCCACAAAATATGTCCTAATCATTTTTGAAAgtttgaaatcatacaaaatataatttacaaccACAATGGAAGAAACAACAGATAAATAagtgaaaactggaaaattcacaaaaatgtggaaattaaacaatacagtCTTAAACTACCagtgagtgaaaaaataaatcacaagcaacattataaaatatcttgagacaaattaaaataaaaacaaaacataccaaaacttattgaATGCAGTGAAAGTAGAGTTCAAAGGAAAATGTATGGATATAAACaactacatttaagaaaaaatctcaaatcaatatCCTCATACTATACCTAAAGGCAGtcgaagaaaacaaaaaaagactaaatccaaagctagcagaaggaaagaaataataaagagcataATTAGagcataaatcaataaaatagaaggtTGGAGAGCAGTAGAATAAATAAACATAGATTCTTTGAAAGATCAAGCCTTTCACTATATTGACTGAGCAAAAGATGGAAgactaattattaaaataataaataaaagcagagcCATTACTACcaactttacagaaatacaaaaggattACAGGAGTATACTGTGAACAACTGTCTAACAACAAATTAGGTGCCCTGGATGAAATGGACGAAttgctagaaagacacaaactaccaaagtggctcaagaagaaagagaaaatctgaatagacctataacctaagagattgaattagtaatcgAAAGtgattaacaaagaaacatttatgACCAAATCGCTGCATTAACTGGTGAGTCAacctaacatttaaagaagaattaataccatttcttctcaaactcttctgacGAAATATATGAAGAAGGAATATTTGCTAATTCATTTTTTGATAATAGCATTATCCTTATACCAAAGCCAAGGAGAGCACAAAAAAGAGAACTACAGcacaatatcccttatgaatatataagcaaaaatctcagcaaaatactagcaatacTACCAAAATACTAGCAGCAATACTGTATAATCAAAGGATTGTAAACTAGCACCCTGTGATATTTATCCCCAAAATGCAAGGGTGGCtcaacatataaaaaatcaatcagtgtaatatACTGTAACAGTAAAACGAATAagcacatgattatttcaattgatgcagaaaaaactGATGAAATACAACACccttctataataaaaatactcaataaactaggcatagaagggaaCTTCTGCAACCTGACAATGGGATGTATAAAAAACCAACAGTTAATATCATGATCAATGATGAAACACTGAAAGCTGTTTTCCTAAcatctagaacaagacaaggatggtgCATTtgccacttgtattcaacatagcattgac from Pongo abelii isolate AG06213 chromosome 13, NHGRI_mPonAbe1-v2.0_pri, whole genome shotgun sequence includes these protein-coding regions:
- the LOC112134888 gene encoding LOW QUALITY PROTEIN: uncharacterized protein LOC112134888 (The sequence of the model RefSeq protein was modified relative to this genomic sequence to represent the inferred CDS: inserted 4 bases in 2 codons); translated protein: MHLQPAWAPKLQPPSVCRQQPPGNSRARPHSPHLRTRARCPCGCGQARRSALQQLHRGGNLPSAPSPVAAEGPWLEVSSSGRGGAGRGKGLAGSQARGTRDPGAGQXHHLGAQLQALGNSQAGWRAXPRRTGARCRCGCGQARRSARRRLHRGRNRPSAPSPVAADGPCQRPHLSSEEERGGSHAQAGPQAGRDARLRFRDMPREPRRTRKPAAPAPELQPPSARHASSRAASGVQASAELQARA